One genomic region from Pristis pectinata isolate sPriPec2 chromosome X, sPriPec2.1.pri, whole genome shotgun sequence encodes:
- the inpp1 gene encoding inositol polyphosphate 1-phosphatase, producing MAALLTALICASEKSANIARACKREDTLFQLLIEEKKGPEKNKKFVQDFKTLADVIIQEVIKHDIGKKFPELASHIAGEESNHFENGLGETIIVKVCKTEQATAELISKVLDGNLKAAGLLAKCIHEDVHIDGPDLEKLNIDIPMDTIGIWVDPIDSTNQYIKGQLEEKFKSGIHPYGLKSAAVLIGVFDRNSGQPIMGVINVPFNEADPNLRWQGKYYWGISYNDINVHSIPKQLPAHHNQLSIVMSSSEKDCIKKALAPICGERMFYASGAGYKILCTILGLADAYVITADTTFKWDTCAPHAILKSLGGGIVNLAKVLAEVKEKGPGVIPEVQYKMPDEGSKETEKWANTGGLVAYRSQQQLEAIINALLV from the exons ATGGCTGCTCTCCTAACTGCCTTGATCTGTGCCTCTGAGAAATCTGCAAATATAGCTCGGGCTTGCAAACGAGAAGACACACTCTTCCAGCTCCTGATCGAAGAGAAGAAAGGGCCAGAGAAAAACAAGAAGTTTGTGCAAGACTTCAAGACTCTGGCAGATGTCATCATTCAAGAAGTGATTAAGCATGATATTGGGAAAAAG TTTCCGGAGCTTGCATCTCACATCGCTGGAGAGGAATCCAATCATTTTGAAAATGGCTTGG GTGAAACCATTATTGTGAAAGTCTGCAAAACAGAGCAAGCAACTGCAGAATTGATAAGTAAAGTGCTGGATGGGAATCTGAAAGCTGCTGGCCTTCTAGCTAAGTGCATCCATGAAGATGTCCACATCGATGGTCCAGACTTGGAAAAACTAAATATAGACATTCCTATGGACACCATAGGGATATGGGTTGATCCTATTG ATTCAACCAATCAATACATCAAAGGGCAGCTTGAAGAGAAGTTCAAATCTGGCATCCACCCATACGGTCTGAAATCTGCTGCTGTACTTATTGGAGTCTTTGACAGAAACTCAGGGCAGCCAATCATGGGAGTTATTAATGTCCCATTTAATGAAGCGGACCCAAATTTAAG GTGGCAGGGAAAATATTACTGGGGTATTTCCTACAACGACATCAATGTCCACTCCATACCAAAGCAGCTTCCTGCACATCACAACCAACTTTCAATAGTCATGAGCTCAAGTGAGAAGGATTGCATCAAGAAAGCATTAGCTCCTATCTGTGGTGAAAGAATGTTCTATGCTTCAGGGGCAGGATACAAAATCTTGTGTACTATCCTTGGTTTGGCAGATGCGTATGTCATCACAGCAGATACTACATTTAAATGGgatacctgtgcccctcatgctATCTTGAAATCCTTAGGAGGGGGAATTGTAAACCTTGCCAAAGTCCTGGCTGAGGTGAAGGAGAAAGGCCCTGGTGTTATTCCAGAAGTCCAATACAAGatgcctgatgaagggtcaaaaGAAACCGAGAAATGGGCCAACACAGGAGGCCTTGTGGCCTACAGGTCTCAACAACAGTTAGAGGCTATTATTAATGCACTCTTGGTTTAA